One Gimesia aquarii DNA segment encodes these proteins:
- the atpF gene encoding F0F1 ATP synthase subunit B: MLKSLCTSRCFIMLIIMGSIILGSGLIDSSASLYAAEDAGHATGAPLGWKTDLAIWSFIVFVIFIFVLKKFAWGPLIQALDDRELRVVNAIDQAESKQRESEELVKEHAQKIAAAQDEIQAMMVEARSDADRIKQDILEQARQEAEKIKTHTLDEIERARELALKDLFDQLNGRVIDATEQVLGRALNESDRERLIEEALSQISGSSN; this comes from the coding sequence ATGTTGAAAAGTCTTTGTACAAGCCGTTGTTTCATTATGCTGATCATAATGGGCAGCATCATATTGGGCAGTGGACTCATTGATTCTTCAGCCTCATTATATGCGGCTGAAGATGCAGGACATGCGACAGGGGCTCCGCTGGGCTGGAAAACGGACTTGGCCATTTGGTCATTTATTGTTTTCGTCATCTTCATTTTTGTGCTCAAAAAGTTTGCCTGGGGACCGCTCATTCAAGCTTTAGATGACCGAGAATTAAGAGTTGTCAACGCAATTGATCAAGCAGAATCAAAGCAAAGAGAATCAGAAGAATTAGTTAAAGAACATGCACAAAAAATAGCAGCTGCTCAGGATGAGATTCAGGCAATGATGGTTGAAGCTCGTTCTGATGCAGATCGTATCAAACAGGACATCCTTGAACAGGCACGACAGGAAGCGGAGAAAATCAAGACTCATACACTTGATGAGATTGAGCGAGCTCGCGAACTGGCCTTGAAAGATCTGTTTGATCAATTAAATGGTCGAGTCATTGATGCAACCGAACAAGTCTTAGGACGAGCATTAAATGAATCCGATCGTGAACGGCTGATTGAAGAGGCTTTATCTCAGATTTCAGGAAGTTCTAATTAA
- the ilvC gene encoding ketol-acid reductoisomerase, translating to MAVTIYYDDDADLSLLKDKTIAILGYGSQGHAQAQNLRDSGCNVIIGQRKGSENYDLAVSHGFDPVPLAEATKAGDLVNILLPDEVQGDLYKSEILPNLSKGNLLLCSHGFNIHFNQVVPPTGVDAALVAPKGPGHLVRSEYVQGGGVPSLIALVEGASDSARQLALAYAKGIGGTRGGVIETSFAEETETDLFGEQVVLCGGVSELVKAGYDTLVEAGYQPEMAYFECMHELKLIVDLFYQGGLNYMRYSVSNTAEYGDYSSGPRIVTEETRKEMKQILAEIQNGEFAKNWLLENKANQASFKAIRRLNRQHPIEAVGKELRRMMSWIDSKEV from the coding sequence ATGGCAGTTACAATTTATTACGATGATGACGCAGACTTGTCGCTGCTCAAAGACAAGACGATCGCGATTCTCGGCTATGGAAGCCAGGGACATGCACAAGCTCAAAACCTTCGCGACAGTGGCTGCAATGTCATTATTGGACAACGCAAAGGGAGCGAAAATTACGATTTGGCTGTCAGCCATGGCTTTGATCCCGTGCCTCTTGCTGAAGCCACCAAAGCGGGTGACTTAGTCAATATCCTCTTGCCTGATGAAGTTCAGGGCGATCTCTACAAAAGCGAAATTCTTCCTAATCTGAGCAAAGGAAATCTGCTGCTCTGCTCGCATGGGTTTAATATCCACTTTAACCAGGTCGTGCCACCTACCGGTGTTGATGCTGCTCTGGTCGCTCCGAAAGGTCCGGGGCATCTGGTTCGTAGCGAATATGTTCAAGGCGGTGGCGTTCCCTCATTGATTGCTTTGGTTGAAGGTGCCTCTGATAGTGCCCGCCAACTGGCTCTGGCTTACGCGAAGGGAATCGGCGGAACTCGTGGTGGTGTGATCGAGACCAGTTTTGCTGAAGAAACAGAAACCGACCTGTTTGGCGAGCAAGTTGTCCTCTGTGGCGGTGTCAGTGAATTGGTCAAAGCCGGTTATGACACACTGGTTGAAGCAGGCTATCAGCCTGAAATGGCATACTTTGAGTGCATGCATGAATTGAAGCTGATCGTTGACCTGTTCTACCAGGGTGGTTTGAACTACATGCGATACAGCGTTTCCAATACAGCCGAGTATGGCGACTATTCCAGTGGTCCCCGCATCGTCACTGAGGAAACCCGCAAAGAAATGAAGCAAATCCTGGCTGAGATCCAAAATGGTGAATTCGCCAAGAACTGGTTGCTGGAAAACAAAGCGAACCAGGCTTCATTCAAAGCGATTCGACGCTTGAATCGACAGCATCCCATCGAAGCGGTCGGTAAAGAGCTTCGCCGCATGATGAGCTGGATTGATTCGAAAGAAGTCTAA
- a CDS encoding DUF4912 domain-containing protein, with the protein MSPAVIKALECQTRRDLAATAKSHGIAGWHGMRKQELVKAIAKIKTAKSKSKPKSKSVPVTKKTSRSVTPKPAAVPALPSQSSSSHLAPAEHQAKIQKLLKSNGQSSHNDKILPTSESSETKLTAVVKDSHWLLATWTVTQGSLDRAKAALGAYWYQAVPVIRIYDITTNENSRTSKAYVKDVEIKIDSGLWFVQIDQPARSYKLQLGFVTPQNKFFGLVYSHKLTPPMPEVSEKGGKTKRALDSNYSATRSRRYTSRNENGGSAAARLALPLTLDSNGGSNGSLSKKAKREFHVETELLIHGTSDPQAEVTLLGEKIPVSKEGRFALRLSLPNGRQVIPAVNTSSNKRKQQTIVLAIERNTKDLEPVQLDE; encoded by the coding sequence ATGTCCCCGGCAGTCATAAAAGCTTTAGAGTGTCAAACGCGTCGTGATCTTGCTGCAACTGCTAAATCTCATGGAATTGCCGGCTGGCATGGCATGAGAAAACAAGAGTTGGTGAAAGCAATCGCAAAAATCAAAACTGCAAAATCAAAGTCGAAACCCAAAAGTAAAAGCGTTCCTGTTACCAAAAAAACATCTCGTTCTGTTACTCCTAAACCTGCGGCGGTACCGGCTTTACCCTCACAATCTTCTTCAAGCCATTTAGCTCCTGCCGAGCACCAGGCAAAAATACAAAAACTGCTCAAATCAAATGGGCAGAGTTCGCATAATGACAAAATCCTCCCGACTTCAGAATCTTCTGAAACCAAACTGACAGCGGTAGTGAAAGATTCCCATTGGTTACTGGCAACATGGACAGTGACTCAGGGAAGCTTAGACCGTGCCAAAGCAGCATTAGGGGCATACTGGTATCAAGCTGTTCCCGTCATTCGCATTTATGATATTACCACGAATGAAAACAGTCGCACTAGTAAAGCGTATGTCAAAGATGTTGAAATCAAGATCGACTCCGGTTTATGGTTCGTGCAAATCGATCAACCAGCTCGGTCGTATAAACTACAGCTTGGTTTTGTGACGCCACAAAATAAGTTTTTCGGCTTAGTTTACTCTCATAAATTAACTCCTCCGATGCCTGAAGTCTCTGAAAAAGGAGGCAAAACAAAACGGGCACTCGACAGTAATTACTCAGCCACTCGATCCAGACGTTATACGTCGCGGAACGAGAACGGTGGTAGCGCTGCCGCTAGACTCGCACTGCCTTTGACGCTCGATTCGAATGGTGGTTCCAATGGATCCCTTAGCAAAAAAGCAAAGCGAGAGTTCCATGTGGAAACAGAATTACTCATTCATGGGACCTCAGACCCGCAAGCAGAGGTCACATTATTAGGAGAGAAAATCCCGGTTAGCAAAGAAGGGCGGTTTGCCCTGCGTCTCAGCCTTCCCAATGGTAGGCAGGTGATCCCAGCCGTTAATACCTCTTCGAATAAACGTAAGCAACAAACGATTGTGCTTGCGATTGAACGCAATACCAAAGATCTCGAGCCCGTTCAGCTCGACGAGTAA
- a CDS encoding radical SAM protein: MPSSSLPLHSQHQRTYHENKFVYPVLSRRSKGISIGVNLNPDKICNFDCIYCQVDRREESETRFVGFEQLLTELDHMLKFVMSGEIYQDPKFATVPEALRRLNDIAFSGDGEPTTYKNFDNIVKEVADLKKKHQAHDVKMVLITNASMFHRESTQNALKLLDENQGEIWAKLDAGTESYFKIIDRTKIRFQQILDNIALVAKQRPIVIQSLFMLVNQQPPDAAEIAAFCDRLNEVIESGGEIKLVQVYTIARRTTEDYVTSLSSAQVDEIAEKVKEKTGLTTEVYYGNAD; encoded by the coding sequence ATGCCGTCATCATCACTTCCCCTGCATTCGCAGCATCAACGAACTTATCACGAGAATAAGTTTGTCTACCCGGTTTTATCCCGGCGGAGTAAGGGAATTTCGATCGGCGTTAATCTCAACCCCGACAAAATCTGTAATTTTGACTGTATTTACTGTCAAGTTGATCGCAGAGAAGAGTCGGAAACCCGCTTTGTCGGTTTCGAACAGCTGCTGACAGAGCTTGATCACATGCTGAAGTTCGTCATGAGTGGGGAAATTTATCAGGATCCGAAGTTTGCTACGGTGCCTGAAGCGCTGCGAAGGCTGAACGATATCGCATTTTCGGGCGATGGAGAGCCGACAACCTACAAAAACTTTGACAACATTGTCAAGGAAGTGGCCGACTTGAAAAAGAAGCATCAAGCGCATGATGTCAAAATGGTATTGATCACCAATGCGAGTATGTTCCATCGGGAAAGTACCCAAAACGCACTCAAACTATTAGATGAAAATCAAGGAGAGATCTGGGCCAAGCTTGACGCCGGCACGGAGAGCTACTTCAAAATCATCGATCGCACCAAAATTCGATTTCAACAGATTCTGGATAACATCGCACTCGTCGCGAAACAGCGACCGATTGTAATTCAGAGCTTGTTTATGCTGGTGAATCAGCAACCACCTGATGCAGCAGAAATCGCAGCGTTCTGTGATCGGCTCAACGAAGTCATTGAGTCAGGAGGCGAGATTAAGCTGGTTCAGGTTTATACGATTGCGCGTCGTACAACTGAAGATTATGTGACTTCGCTTAGTTCTGCGCAGGTTGATGAGATTGCGGAAAAGGTGAAGGAAAAAACGGGGCTCACCACTGAAGTCTATTACGGAAACGCCGACTGA
- a CDS encoding AtpZ/AtpI family protein — MPHPDPTPDRQKRSSFAEAHLWVSRLTTISLEMALPALLGHWLDTKWETKPVMTAIGAFLGFGCGLTHLLRMTKEAERKDRKSKSPSSNQPESSSDEKIEVD; from the coding sequence ATGCCGCATCCTGACCCTACTCCTGATCGGCAAAAACGTTCGTCATTCGCCGAGGCCCATTTGTGGGTCAGTCGATTGACAACAATCAGTTTAGAAATGGCATTACCTGCTTTATTAGGCCATTGGCTCGATACAAAGTGGGAAACAAAACCTGTGATGACGGCCATTGGTGCCTTTTTGGGTTTTGGCTGTGGATTGACACATTTATTACGAATGACTAAAGAAGCAGAGCGTAAAGATCGAAAGAGTAAAAGTCCCTCATCGAATCAACCTGAGTCAAGCTCAGATGAAAAGATAGAAGTAGATTAA
- the atpE gene encoding ATP synthase F0 subunit C, with the protein MIQALRIMYMTCVVVLATAVPAMAQAGEGGGISLGALGAGITIIGAGFGIGRIGGSAVEAIARQPEAVGKIQTAMIISAALIEGAAFFALIICMI; encoded by the coding sequence ATGATCCAGGCTTTACGGATTATGTACATGACATGTGTTGTTGTATTGGCCACAGCTGTTCCTGCAATGGCACAAGCAGGAGAAGGTGGTGGAATTTCACTAGGAGCCCTTGGTGCGGGAATTACCATTATCGGTGCTGGTTTCGGCATCGGTAGAATTGGTGGTTCCGCTGTAGAAGCAATTGCTCGACAACCAGAGGCTGTTGGTAAAATCCAGACAGCAATGATTATTTCTGCAGCGTTGATCGAAGGTGCAGCATTCTTCGCCCTCATCATCTGCATGATCTGA
- the atpB gene encoding F0F1 ATP synthase subunit A → MAAGHTDHFHHVRDFPHFELPWGIHLELPSLFGFQITKFMLLQLVAVTFLFFVFRGLAKQAAGGQVVRGRWWNFWESLVIYMRDEVVRPTIGSDHHHDDDHGHHEEPKVGHSADKYLPFVLSCFFYVLICNLLGVFPWMGSATGELNVTIALAFTTFCTVIMYGTREQGFIQFWLSLAPSMELPFFMKLTLLPMIWVIELAGFLIKHAVLAIRLFANIMAGHTVIAVFLGFIAMTADSGLWAIVMPSSIIAQILVGLLELFVAFLQAYVFAFLATLFIGAAVHPH, encoded by the coding sequence ATGGCCGCCGGTCACACTGATCATTTTCATCATGTTCGCGATTTTCCGCACTTCGAGCTCCCTTGGGGAATTCACCTCGAATTGCCGAGCCTGTTTGGGTTCCAAATTACAAAGTTCATGCTGTTACAGTTAGTAGCCGTTACTTTTTTGTTCTTTGTGTTTCGTGGATTAGCCAAACAAGCTGCTGGTGGTCAAGTCGTAAGAGGTCGCTGGTGGAACTTCTGGGAATCGCTCGTCATCTATATGCGCGACGAAGTCGTTCGACCCACAATTGGCTCTGACCACCACCATGATGATGATCATGGGCACCATGAAGAACCAAAAGTTGGGCACTCTGCTGATAAATACTTGCCTTTTGTGCTCTCCTGTTTCTTTTATGTATTGATTTGTAATCTTCTGGGAGTTTTCCCATGGATGGGATCTGCTACAGGAGAATTAAATGTGACAATCGCACTGGCGTTTACGACGTTTTGTACGGTTATCATGTATGGAACGCGAGAACAGGGTTTTATTCAATTCTGGTTATCTTTAGCGCCCTCCATGGAACTGCCATTTTTCATGAAACTCACTTTATTACCCATGATCTGGGTCATTGAGTTAGCCGGCTTTTTGATTAAACATGCAGTATTGGCAATTCGTTTATTTGCCAACATTATGGCTGGTCATACTGTGATTGCAGTTTTTCTGGGATTCATCGCGATGACCGCGGATTCCGGATTATGGGCGATCGTGATGCCTTCCAGCATCATTGCCCAAATATTAGTTGGCTTGCTGGAACTCTTCGTTGCGTTCCTGCAGGCATATGTTTTTGCGTTTCTTGCAACTCTGTTTATTGGAGCCGCTGTACATCCTCACTAG